In Haloterrigena turkmenica DSM 5511, a single genomic region encodes these proteins:
- a CDS encoding diacylglycerol/lipid kinase family protein: MGSDGASDRVLVLNPVSGSGDHVDEVVELATDRGFEIRKTEESGDATRLAREAAPEADLVAAAGGDGTINAVTNGVAAADALESTTVGVVPAGTGNNFAANIGVRGLEHAFDVIEDGRRRRIDIGVANDRVFVNSCVGGITAAASGETSSESKAELGVLAYVKNTIEMVGEFDSLPLRVTTATGPNGERARAWEGEALFVLIGNCRRFTGARTAQADVEDGLLEVTIVEDTAAMNLLGGAARKGLFDGDSDCIVTRRTPALEIESREGAVEYSLDGEMLETETLHLETEASALEIAVGDEYRIDPDDEEVTNGGIV; the protein is encoded by the coding sequence ATGGGATCCGACGGTGCGAGCGACCGCGTTCTGGTTCTCAATCCCGTAAGCGGGAGCGGGGACCACGTCGACGAGGTCGTCGAGCTGGCGACCGACCGCGGCTTCGAGATTCGAAAGACCGAGGAAAGCGGCGACGCGACGCGGTTGGCCCGCGAGGCCGCTCCCGAGGCCGACCTGGTCGCCGCGGCCGGCGGGGACGGGACGATAAACGCCGTCACCAACGGCGTCGCGGCGGCGGACGCCCTCGAGTCGACGACCGTCGGGGTCGTCCCCGCGGGGACGGGCAACAACTTCGCCGCGAACATCGGAGTCCGAGGACTCGAGCACGCGTTCGACGTGATCGAGGACGGCCGCCGTCGGCGAATCGACATCGGCGTCGCGAACGATCGCGTCTTCGTCAACTCCTGCGTCGGCGGGATCACCGCCGCGGCGAGCGGCGAGACGTCCTCGGAGAGCAAGGCAGAGCTGGGCGTGCTCGCGTACGTGAAGAACACGATCGAGATGGTCGGCGAGTTCGATTCGCTCCCGCTGCGGGTGACGACGGCCACGGGCCCGAACGGGGAGCGTGCGCGGGCCTGGGAGGGCGAGGCCCTGTTCGTCCTCATCGGGAACTGTCGGCGGTTCACCGGCGCGCGAACCGCCCAGGCCGACGTCGAGGACGGCCTGCTCGAGGTGACGATCGTCGAAGATACCGCTGCCATGAATCTGCTCGGCGGCGCGGCCCGAAAGGGCCTGTTCGACGGCGACAGCGACTGCATCGTCACGCGACGAACGCCGGCCCTCGAGATCGAGAGCCGGGAGGGCGCCGTCGAGTACAGCTTAGACGGCGAGATGCTCGAGACCGAGACGCTTCACCTCGAGACCGAGGCGAGCGCGCTCGAGATCGCCGTCGGGGACGAGTATCGGATCGACCCGGACGATGAGGAGGTGACGAACGGCGGGATCGTCTGA
- a CDS encoding Lrp/AsnC family transcriptional regulator, with product MDDLDRQILDQLRRDGRTPYTEIADEVGTSEGTVRNRVERMIDEDVIERFTISTRTGNVQAMIELSVAVDVDTKAVSERIAEWDEVDFVWMVSGEQDVVLVVDAADTRGVNDLITKARDQEEVVSTKTRLILDEELG from the coding sequence ATGGACGACCTGGACCGACAGATCCTCGATCAGCTTCGGCGAGACGGCCGCACGCCCTACACCGAGATCGCCGACGAGGTCGGGACGAGCGAGGGAACCGTCCGCAACCGCGTCGAACGGATGATCGACGAGGACGTCATCGAACGCTTCACGATTTCGACCCGGACGGGCAACGTCCAGGCGATGATCGAGCTCAGCGTCGCGGTCGACGTCGACACGAAGGCCGTCTCCGAGCGCATCGCCGAGTGGGACGAAGTGGACTTCGTCTGGATGGTCTCGGGCGAGCAGGACGTCGTGCTCGTCGTCGACGCCGCGGACACGCGCGGGGTCAACGATCTCATCACGAAGGCCCGCGATCAGGAGGAGGTCGTGAGCACGAAGACGCGGCTGATCCTGGACGAGGAACTCGGTTAG
- a CDS encoding class I SAM-dependent methyltransferase, with amino-acid sequence METIDFDRLTLTPGMRVLDIGCGEGRHVHAAALENVREVVGIDIGRENLTAAREDYEAYIAGETDVPVTFAAGDALRLPFADGSFDVVCCTEVLEHIPDYEAALDELRRVCKPGGTLAVSVPREGPERVCWALSEEYHQVEGGHVRIFDRDELQAAIERRGFRRVDDHFAHALHAPYWWLKCLWWDRDQRDEAPLALRAYDRFLEWDVLESPRPVRLLERALDPLVGKSVVYYFELEGPA; translated from the coding sequence ATGGAGACGATCGATTTCGACCGGCTCACGCTGACACCGGGGATGCGCGTGCTCGACATCGGCTGCGGGGAGGGCCGACACGTCCACGCCGCCGCCCTCGAGAACGTCCGGGAGGTCGTCGGCATCGACATCGGACGGGAGAACCTGACCGCCGCGCGCGAGGACTACGAGGCGTACATCGCCGGCGAGACGGACGTGCCGGTCACGTTCGCCGCGGGCGATGCGCTCCGACTCCCCTTCGCGGACGGTTCCTTCGACGTCGTCTGCTGTACCGAGGTCTTAGAGCACATCCCCGACTACGAGGCGGCGCTGGACGAACTCCGCCGAGTCTGCAAGCCGGGCGGCACGCTCGCGGTCAGCGTCCCCCGCGAGGGGCCCGAGCGGGTCTGCTGGGCGCTGTCCGAGGAGTACCACCAGGTCGAGGGTGGCCACGTCCGCATCTTCGACCGCGATGAACTGCAGGCCGCGATCGAACGGCGCGGCTTCCGCCGGGTCGACGACCACTTCGCCCACGCCCTGCACGCCCCCTACTGGTGGCTGAAGTGTCTCTGGTGGGATCGCGACCAGCGCGATGAGGCGCCGCTGGCGCTGCGGGCCTACGATCGCTTCCTCGAGTGGGACGTTCTCGAGTCGCCCCGACCAGTGCGGCTGCTCGAGCGGGCGCTCGACCCGCTGGTGGGGAAAAGCGTCGTCTACTACTTCGAACTGGAGGGGCCAGCGTGA
- a CDS encoding glycosyltransferase family 4 protein: MVSDTFRRLLRGSVATSSASAGRSTATGSTAETGPSPDSARLEGEPLDICLLSYRSNPYSGGQGVYVKYLSRALTDLGHSVDVISGKPYPELDDGVGLVKLPGENVVDELDRLGQFEPAYLRDPLAMYEWLSALTGGFPDPYAFGRRVVDYFEKRQPEYDVIHDNQSLCYGLQTLRERGHPVVATVHHPITVDRDVALAAADGWGERLLIRRWYRFLRMQREVVRDLPHVLTVSEAAKRRTVADFGADPDALRVVHNGIDTDLFEPVDREYDRPRVMTTVSADVPLKGARYLLEAFAEVREAVDAELVVVGEFDEGGDCDRLVSKLGIEDAVETHSKISYDRMIELYGTADVAVVPSLYEGFGLPAGEAMACGVPVVATTGGALPEVVGDAGVLVAPGDAGEMADAIRELLADDARRDRLGERARERIVEEFDWERAARETVRTYRTAIETRQTREA, from the coding sequence ATGGTCAGTGATACGTTCAGGCGTCTTCTCCGGGGGAGCGTCGCCACTTCGTCCGCGTCGGCGGGGCGTTCGACTGCGACGGGATCGACAGCGGAAACGGGACCGTCGCCCGACTCGGCGCGACTCGAGGGCGAGCCGCTGGATATCTGTCTGCTGAGCTACCGATCGAACCCCTACTCCGGCGGCCAGGGCGTCTACGTGAAGTACCTGAGCCGAGCGCTGACCGACCTCGGACACTCCGTCGACGTGATTTCGGGCAAACCCTACCCCGAACTCGACGACGGCGTCGGACTGGTGAAGCTGCCCGGCGAGAACGTCGTCGACGAACTCGATCGGCTGGGGCAGTTCGAACCCGCCTACCTCCGCGACCCGCTGGCGATGTACGAGTGGCTGAGCGCCCTGACTGGCGGCTTCCCCGACCCCTACGCCTTCGGCCGCCGCGTCGTCGACTACTTCGAGAAACGGCAACCCGAGTACGACGTGATCCACGACAATCAGTCGCTGTGTTACGGCCTGCAGACGCTCCGCGAGCGGGGCCACCCGGTGGTGGCGACGGTTCACCACCCGATCACCGTCGACCGCGACGTCGCCCTCGCCGCGGCCGACGGCTGGGGCGAGCGGCTGCTGATCCGCCGCTGGTACCGGTTCCTCCGGATGCAACGCGAGGTGGTTCGTGATCTCCCCCACGTGCTGACCGTCTCCGAAGCGGCCAAGCGCCGCACCGTCGCTGACTTCGGCGCCGACCCCGACGCGCTCCGCGTCGTCCACAACGGGATCGACACCGACCTGTTCGAACCCGTCGACCGCGAGTACGACCGCCCGCGCGTGATGACGACCGTCAGCGCCGACGTGCCCCTGAAAGGCGCCCGCTACCTGCTCGAGGCCTTCGCCGAGGTTCGCGAGGCCGTCGACGCCGAACTCGTCGTCGTCGGCGAGTTCGACGAGGGCGGCGACTGCGACCGACTGGTCTCGAAGCTAGGCATCGAGGACGCCGTCGAGACCCACAGCAAGATCAGCTATGACCGGATGATCGAACTCTACGGCACCGCCGACGTCGCCGTCGTCCCCTCGCTGTACGAGGGCTTCGGCCTCCCGGCGGGCGAGGCGATGGCCTGTGGCGTCCCGGTCGTCGCCACCACCGGCGGTGCGCTTCCCGAGGTGGTCGGCGACGCCGGCGTCCTCGTCGCCCCCGGCGACGCCGGCGAGATGGCCGACGCGATCCGCGAGTTGCTCGCGGACGACGCCCGCCGCGATCGGCTGGGCGAGCGGGCCCGCGAGCGCATCGTCGAGGAGTTCGACTGGGAGCGAGCCGCCCGCGAGACCGTTCGCACGTATCGAACCGCGATCGAGACCCGACAGACGCGAGAGGCTTGA
- a CDS encoding PHP-associated domain-containing protein, with protein MYSVDLHAHTRFFHGRRRLGDRFDPLGVRLLARAADRRGLEGVATTNHDYYTPLDPPGGAQTLPGIEITTDRGHVLVVGPDPPEATKPGALSPAEAVALAHDRGCAAIVAHPFRNSTVRELEDVPFDAIEVNGKHPRSRPLVEQLAEERDLPLVGGSDAHYPFEVGRAYTVVEADEFTPESVVDAIRDGRVSARVSESLLDRLLRRGYRAIHNRKRVIDAIERPTPGVGAPPGEEEKAD; from the coding sequence ATGTACTCCGTCGACCTCCACGCGCACACGAGGTTCTTTCACGGTCGCCGGCGCCTCGGCGACCGCTTCGACCCGCTGGGCGTCCGACTGCTCGCCCGGGCCGCCGACCGCCGCGGCCTCGAGGGCGTCGCGACGACCAACCACGACTACTACACGCCGCTGGATCCGCCCGGCGGCGCCCAGACGCTGCCGGGGATCGAAATCACGACCGACCGCGGCCACGTCCTCGTCGTCGGCCCCGATCCGCCGGAAGCGACGAAACCCGGCGCGCTCTCCCCCGCGGAGGCGGTCGCGCTGGCACACGACCGGGGCTGCGCCGCGATCGTCGCCCACCCCTTCCGGAACAGCACGGTGCGAGAACTCGAGGACGTCCCCTTCGACGCGATCGAAGTCAACGGCAAACACCCGCGCTCGCGGCCGCTCGTGGAACAGCTGGCCGAGGAGCGCGATCTCCCGCTGGTCGGCGGCAGCGACGCCCACTACCCCTTCGAGGTGGGCCGGGCGTACACGGTCGTCGAGGCCGACGAGTTCACGCCCGAGTCGGTCGTCGACGCGATCCGCGACGGTCGCGTGAGCGCGCGCGTCTCCGAGTCGCTGCTGGACCGACTGCTGCGCCGTGGCTATCGGGCGATCCATAACCGCAAACGCGTGATCGACGCGATCGAGCGACCGACGCCCGGTGTCGGCGCGCCGCCGGGTGAGGAGGAGAAAGCCGACTGA
- the carA gene encoding glutamine-hydrolyzing carbamoyl-phosphate synthase small subunit — protein MTEAYVALEDGRVLEGRGRAPGTARGELVFTTAYTGYEESLTDPSYEEQVLTFSYPLIGNYGVREERFEDDRVHPRAALAKEFTEDVAEWLESEGVPAVDHLDTREVVTTIRDGGAMKCGIAVGEDVTEEDAKEQLEQCEAMSDHTEIGAQVSVDEVEVHGEDNDGETVALVDCGAKGSIVDSLLARNATVHVLPHDASVADVEAVDPDVLFISNGPGDPVNFEQAITLVEEFVEDTPVAGICLGQQIVAEALGGTTEKMDFGHRGVNQPVLDLESGQVVMTTQNHGYTVAEPGEHLEITQINVNDDTPEGIDGIEYDVITRQYHPEANPGPEDTLDFFDSVLAMADSRSEQAVPADD, from the coding sequence ATGACGGAAGCCTACGTCGCACTGGAAGACGGCCGCGTACTCGAGGGACGTGGTCGCGCTCCGGGCACGGCTCGCGGGGAACTCGTTTTCACGACAGCGTATACGGGATACGAAGAGAGTCTGACCGACCCCTCCTACGAGGAGCAGGTCCTGACCTTCTCGTACCCGCTGATCGGTAACTACGGCGTCCGCGAGGAGCGGTTCGAGGACGACCGCGTCCACCCCCGCGCCGCGCTCGCCAAGGAGTTCACCGAGGACGTCGCCGAGTGGCTCGAGAGCGAGGGCGTCCCGGCGGTCGACCACCTCGACACGCGAGAGGTCGTCACCACCATCCGCGACGGCGGCGCCATGAAGTGCGGTATCGCCGTCGGCGAGGACGTCACCGAGGAAGACGCCAAGGAGCAACTCGAGCAGTGCGAGGCGATGAGCGATCACACCGAGATCGGCGCGCAAGTCAGCGTCGACGAGGTCGAGGTCCATGGCGAAGACAACGACGGCGAGACCGTCGCGCTGGTCGACTGCGGCGCGAAGGGCTCGATCGTCGACTCGTTGCTCGCTCGCAATGCGACGGTTCACGTGCTTCCCCACGACGCGAGCGTCGCCGACGTCGAGGCCGTCGATCCCGACGTCCTCTTCATCTCGAACGGCCCCGGCGACCCGGTCAACTTCGAGCAGGCGATCACGCTCGTCGAGGAGTTCGTCGAGGACACGCCCGTCGCCGGCATCTGTCTCGGCCAGCAGATCGTCGCCGAGGCGCTGGGCGGCACGACCGAGAAGATGGACTTCGGTCACCGCGGCGTCAATCAGCCCGTCCTCGACTTAGAGTCCGGCCAGGTCGTCATGACCACCCAGAACCACGGCTACACGGTCGCCGAACCCGGCGAACACCTCGAGATCACCCAGATCAACGTCAACGACGACACGCCGGAGGGCATCGACGGCATCGAGTACGATGTCATCACCCGCCAGTATCACCCCGAAGCCAACCCCGGTCCGGAGGACACCCTCGACTTCTTCGACAGCGTCCTCGCGATGGCCGACTCGCGATCGGAGCAGGCCGTTCCCGCCGACGACTGA
- a CDS encoding NUDIX hydrolase, protein MSTPQDDLTHENAEQDVIAVDADDTELELVNRLDAHTGDGIRHRAFTSLVFDGEGNILLAQRAPGKRLWGTYWDGTVASHPVEGQSQEEATRQRLEEELGITPDQYGDLRLTDRFEYKRYFENAGVEHEVCAVLKLTLDDRSLDPDEEEVAGLMWVPYERLHSNPEWYRQLRLCPWFEIAMRRDVR, encoded by the coding sequence ATGAGTACGCCACAGGACGATCTCACCCACGAGAACGCCGAACAGGACGTGATCGCCGTCGACGCCGACGACACCGAACTCGAGCTCGTCAACCGGCTCGACGCCCACACCGGCGACGGAATTCGCCACCGGGCGTTTACGTCGCTGGTCTTCGACGGCGAGGGGAACATCCTGCTGGCCCAGCGAGCCCCCGGCAAGCGCCTCTGGGGAACCTACTGGGACGGAACCGTCGCCTCCCACCCCGTCGAGGGCCAGAGCCAGGAGGAAGCGACCCGCCAGCGTCTCGAAGAGGAACTGGGAATTACTCCCGACCAGTACGGCGACCTGCGGCTGACTGACCGCTTCGAGTACAAGCGCTACTTCGAGAACGCGGGCGTCGAACATGAGGTCTGTGCCGTCCTGAAGCTGACGCTGGACGACCGGAGCCTCGACCCCGACGAGGAGGAGGTCGCGGGCCTGATGTGGGTCCCTTACGAGCGACTCCACTCGAACCCGGAATGGTACCGCCAGCTCCGCCTCTGTCCCTGGTTCGAGATCGCGATGCGACGCGACGTTCGGTAG